Genomic segment of Thermogemmata fonticola:
CTCTTTCGCCAGCTCGGCCAGGGGCGAAAGTGCCGCCCTCACCGCGTTATCGCGGAAGGCATCGGTTTGAGCGCCCAGGTGATTCCCAATAGGGTCGATGATCAGCAAACGACAGTCCGGCGTGCGGTCGATGATACGGGCGGCCCTCTCCACCTCGAAAGTGTCCAGCGGGGTCGTGACGGCCCGGACCCTGTTCACGTCCGCACCAGCGGCCCGCAAGCGGGGCTTCAGGACGCGGGCGGCGTCATCCTCCAGGTTGACGATGACGACCCCGCCCTGCGGCGCAACGCCGGAACCGTCGGGCCAAGGGCTGCCGGTGGTGATCCGGCCCGCGATGTCCAGCGCCAGTAGCGATTTCCCCAGCCCCTGGCGGCCTGCGAGGAGGGAGACGAAACCCAGGGGGAAGCGATCTGGCCACAGCCAGTCCACTTCCCGCTCTTGGAGCTCAGCCAGGCACACGTCTCCATCATCCGCGGGCGCAGGCAGATGTCCCGGCCGCCACCGCGCCGCGGACCTCAAAATGTCCTCCACCTCGCTTTCGGGCAGCGGCGGTGTGCATCGCGTCCGGTTCTCTGTGATGAGGGCCGCCCGGATTGCCTCCAGGGACATCCCCTTGTCGCGTAGCTTCCCCGCAAGCGCGACAAGGGTCGTTTTCCGCCGCCCTTCGGGGATGCGGGCCCCCTCCGACCCAGCGGTGATGTGACCGTTAGCCGTGCCGTTGAGCGCCGCCCCGTTGACACTGACAGACACGGCGGCGACTGGGGCGGGCGGTCGGGGTTGTTCGGCCAACCGTTCCAGGAGCCAGACTGGTGGTTCCGGCAGTTCGTCACACGGCGGCGGCTTGCGGAGCCACTCGTAGCGGCCGTTTGCGGTGCGGGACGGCGGGGTGACAATATGCCCTCCAACGGCACGCACGTCCACCCCCTCCCCCAACTGTCCAGCGGAGCAGCGGATCTCCGCCAACTCCTGGGTGGCGAAGTACAAATGCAGGCCCCCGCGAGGCGAGCGCACCACCGCACCCGCTCGGTCCTGAAGCTCCTGATTGAGCGGTCCGTCATCCGGCCAGCCTAATCCGGCGGGCGCGTCAAGATCGATGACGATGAGATGGGAGGTAGAGATACCAACGTTCGCATCGGGCCGCCGAGACCACCACTCGCGGATCGTCTTTGGCTCAGTGCTCGCGATCTTGTAACCTCCCTGCAACAGGGGAACCTTCTCTCCGGGCCGCAGGGGAAGGACGGCGTATCCCAGCTCGGCCAGTTCCAGGGCCGCTTGAAGGAGTTCACTCACTGCCGGCGCCTCCTTTCGCTTGTCCCTTCAACTGCTCGCGAATCCAGGCATCAAGAGCTTCGATGGAGTACAAGACCCGGCTGTATTTCGGGTTTCCGGTCCCAAGCCTTACACAGGGGATCGGACCACGGGGACATGTAAGTTGCCAAAGCAGACGTGAGGAAATACCGAGGTAGTTTGCGGCTTCCCTTACTGATAACAGTGCCCGTTCCATAGATCCTCCATTGTTTCTAACACCAGGATGCCGGCACAAGCAACTGTGCGCTTCCGTAGTTAGTAATAGCGCCTACTTGAGAAATTGATCGTATTTCCCGGAGGGATTTATGGAAAAAGTGGGAAATGATATAAAAAACGACGAATACTTCACATTTTTTTTCGTTCATGAAGCAGTTTTTAGTCAGTTTTAGCTACCTGTGATGCTGTTTTTTGTAATTTTCGATAAAGAAAGTGGATTTATTCAGTTTTAGTAATCTATGGAGTTGCTGCTTGAAATTGCAAAGTTTGGCATATCATCGCATCTCGGTCTTTGTTAGGCAGGAATAGATCGCTTAGCAGTCCTCTGAGTGGGACTAGAACTGCTAAACATTCGCCAGAAGTGGCAGGGGCGCTATCCACTTGGGAGTGGTCCTACCGCCGCCCAAAAAACCAACCGACCAGCTCCCCTTGCGGAACACTGGCCGGTCTGAGCTGCTTCTCAGGCTTGATTCCCGCGATCAAGCCCACTACGTGCTAGCCCTACTGACACAATCGGAAAAAGCGGCTACAAGCATTGTAACACCCACCCGCTGATGGCGCTAGGCCGGCGGCCAGGCCCAGCCCCCGTCCCGTCCCAAGCCAGACCCCCTGTGGGCCACTGCCCGGACACTCTCAGGCCGCCCCTGCGGTGGTGCGCCTCCCGCTATGTCAGCCAATAAAAGAGGGCGGCTGCTGGAGTGCAACCGCCCCGGAGGTGAGGTTGGCCATCCGTGACGACAAGTCGCGGAATCCACCCCTATCCTATCCCGTCCCCACCGCTCGGCGCAAGCCTAGTAGGGTGGCATTGTCAATTTTCCTACTTCCTGCTATCTTTTTGCTCCGTTTGACGATGGAAACACCTGACCATCAGGAAGCCTGTTCCCATAAGCTTGCGCAGTCAAGAGCAAAACTGGAATAGGAACGGCCGATAAGTCGTCGGCCTGAGCCATAGTCTATCCCGATAGATAAAGAGCGGGATCGACTCTAGAGGTGATTACTGGGCTTGTCCCAGAATCTGACGGATTTGCTCCACAGTGACCTTGTGCCCTTGCTCAGCGAGTAGCTGCGCAATCTTCTCCGGGGCCATCTTCAGAGCTGCCAAGCCAGTGACGGCAGTTACCACTGCATCCTTCTCCGCAGCGGCACGGGCCACCTCTTCTGGAGCGGCCACCTCGAAGGCTGCTTTTCTCAGTTCCGGTGCTACTTGGGCAACCTTGTCGGCTCCCTTCTTCACCACAGCGTCGGCGATTTCCTTCTCGCTGGCCACCTCGAAGGCTGCTTTTCTCAGTTCCGGCACCATTTCCATCAGTCTCCTAGCGAGTTCTGGGCTGTCTTTCAGATACCGTTTGATGGCTTCGGCAAACCGCTCGGCACCCATCGCGGCCACCTCCCTGGCCACCCGGTCGCTGAGCCGCTTGTACTCCTGCTCCTTGAGAAACTCTTGATAGCGCCGATAGAGGTCTTCATCCTCCATTACGGCCTGGAGCGCTTGCCGCAGCCGCTCCTGCGCCGATTGTACCCTATCCTTGTCCCACCCGACAAGCTAGAGCCTTCAACTTCCCGCTCAGTCACGGAAGCCTTGCTCTCCCGTCAGGAACGCCTGAATCTGTTCCCAGTCCCTAAGCCGCTGGGAGCGGTCCCACCGCTGGGAGCGGTCCCAGCGCTAGGAGCAGTCCCACCGCTGGGAGCGGTCCCACCCTTGGCGGAACCAGCCGGAGCGGAAGCCAAGCCCCGCAGGAGGGCCTCGATGCCCTGCGATGGGGGGGCGGCAAACAATCCCAGGGACGACAGCGCCCCCCGCCGCCGCAGTTTCTCTACCAACCCCAACGGCCCCAGCCCCTGAAGTGACCGCCGCCGCACCGGCCTCCGCTGGGAACCGTCCCGCCGCTGGGAGCGGTCCCACCGCTGGGAGCGGTCCCACCGCTTTGGAACCTGACGCAGCAAGGCCACCGCCGCCTCCAAACGCACCTCATGCTTGTCCGAAGCCAGGAGCAACTTCAGAGTGTTCAGGGCTTGGATCGCCGCCTGCTTCACCTCCCCCCGCACCCACTCCATCATCTGCTGCCGCTGCGCCTCCAACGCTGCCCGAAAGGCGGGGTCAGCCATCCGTCGCTCCACGGTCCGCACACTGCACTTGGCCAGGCGGGCAGCGGCCTGCTGGGTCTGGCCAGCGGCCAGGGCGGTGAGGAGCAACTCATCGACGGGACGGCGGGGGCGGGGCATGGGGGCAAGCTCCTGAACCGGGCGGCGGTGTCTAAGGCATTCTACCCTGGTTCTGGCGGGTTGTGGCGGATTATGACGGGGGGAAGTGCCACCCTTGCATCGTGGGGGCGGGGGAGGGGTTGGACTAGCAGAGCAGGTCCACCTCTGTGGCGATGATCCAGGCGAAGCGTTGGCGGACCTCTGGGGACACTTCCTCATCGCGGACATACTTCCTGCATTCCGCTCCGCTGCCGAAGCCGTCGGGGAACGTGAGGCCGTCCTCGGTCACCAGGGCGAAGCCCCAGATGGAGTCATCACGTTTTTGGAGCCAGTAAGTGCCCTTGCTGTCGCGGACAAAGATAGGTCGGTTCACGGTTCTCTCTCCCATGTGTTCCGTTCCGCTGGCTGGCTTTCGGACCGTCCGAGAGCCTGGATCAGGGTAGTCAGCAGAGTGCGGATACTCTCGCTGAGCGTTGGCCACAGAGCGGCTAGTCCTTCTAGGTCAGATGGCAGACTGGTAAAAACTGTCGGATGCTCTGCCATCCCTTGTCTACTAGTGGACGTACATGTAGACAGTCGTTGATCTACATCTTGTAGATGCTCGCCTGACTGTACTGGCTTTGCTGTGCCGGAAAGTGTGCCGCTTTGGGGGTGAGAAGTGCGAAAAACAAGAGGATTTTGGGCTAAATCGAATCCCGATAGGGTCAGTGACATTAGGCCACAACACCATTGAGTGGTATGTGTTGCGGCCTTATATTCCCCGCCCCAATCCTTCTAAGGGATATGTTACTCCCTGACCACCCCTATCCGCCCCTAACTGCGCTGCCCTCTGCGTCATCCCCGCACAACTAGGACGCCTCTCTTTTCCAAGATGTCGGCCTGGGCTAAGTGTGGTAGTCTGCAACACGGAGATTGTACAGCTTCTCCTGCCGATACTACCTCTGCTAACGCCGACGCCTGTGGATCTTTCGCGCCCCCTCAGGAAGCTCGAAAAGAAAACCCACCACCTTCGATGCAGACACAATCGCCTGACAAGCAACAGAAAGTTGCACCAATATCAGTGGCGTGTCGAACTTGCCGAAACGAAGTACACCCGTTTGGCGATCAGGTGTCGTGTAGACAGCAAACTCTGGTGGGATCATAAAATTGCTGTTTTCGATATCAGGATTCGCTAGGGTGAGCGATCCCTCCTGTACCGCCGCTGGCAAGATGGGAAGCTCATCGGATTCCTACAACTTTCTCGGTATCCCAATTTCTACACTCGCCAGCATGCCATGTGAGTTGAAATCGGGAATGATTATGTTGTCTATATTTACACCGTAGGGACACGGTGGCAGAATCAGACTATCGAGGGTTACGTAGTCTGTTTCTCGGTCGTAACGAGGAAAAAGAGCTCCTTCCAACCAGGGCGGAGTAATCTCTACAATGATATTTTCAATAGTGTGAAGCTTCCTCCGTGCCATCTTATCCTCCCGGTCGCCAACGTATCGGTTGCCATAGGTTGCTCTAAGTTGTTCGAAATGGCCTTCTCCTAATAGTGCAATGTTGAATGTTGAAACGACGTAAGATATCAAGTAGACGATCACTCACAACTAAATCATGACGTTTTGTTAAACCAGCATCGTCAATACCTGGATTACCATATATCTTCATCCAATAATAATTCGGCAACTTCAAGTCTGGATAAAATTCTGCAAACTGTTCATCTGTAGTAATCTCTACATCATCAAATCGATAACCAGTCCCTTGAAACTGCTCTAATGCCTTACGCAATCTCTCTGTAACAATAAAGCAAGGATGTATCTCAAGGATGTCATCATCTA
This window contains:
- a CDS encoding helix-turn-helix domain-containing protein, which gives rise to MERALLSVREAANYLGISSRLLWQLTCPRGPIPCVRLGTGNPKYSRVLYSIEALDAWIREQLKGQAKGGAGSE
- a CDS encoding bifunctional DNA primase/polymerase, whose translation is MSELLQAALELAELGYAVLPLRPGEKVPLLQGGYKIASTEPKTIREWWSRRPDANVGISTSHLIVIDLDAPAGLGWPDDGPLNQELQDRAGAVVRSPRGGLHLYFATQELAEIRCSAGQLGEGVDVRAVGGHIVTPPSRTANGRYEWLRKPPPCDELPEPPVWLLERLAEQPRPPAPVAAVSVSVNGAALNGTANGHITAGSEGARIPEGRRKTTLVALAGKLRDKGMSLEAIRAALITENRTRCTPPLPESEVEDILRSAARWRPGHLPAPADDGDVCLAELQEREVDWLWPDRFPLGFVSLLAGRQGLGKSLLALDIAGRITTGSPWPDGSGVAPQGGVVIVNLEDDAARVLKPRLRAAGADVNRVRAVTTPLDTFEVERAARIIDRTPDCRLLIIDPIGNHLGAQTDAFRDNAVRAALSPLAELAKEKNLAILVVAHLRKAAADAADSQVLGSVAFTALARAVWHVLPGEKPHDGERVLASGKMNLARPAPGLEFRITGTPPVLAWGGQLPPERTADVILAEQRAAKEEAQPGRPPTELQEATEFLEVVLRRGPLSARDIFAQARAAGIAQKTLHRAKARLGIRPRQMANGWVWALPGWKPAPEAVAQLFDQ